One Micromonospora eburnea genomic region harbors:
- the map gene encoding type I methionyl aminopeptidase gives MRRPQLDIQLKTPDQIELMRAAGLVVARALRLMREAVAPGVSTADLDAIAEATIREAGAVPSFKGYHGYPASICSSVNEQVVHAIPSSKQVLQEGDLISIDCGAVLNGWHGDAAITVGVGEADPALLKMAAVAEDAMWAGIAAAARGAASGKGRLTDISHAVEHAVRKGGRYGIVDGYGGHGIGTEMHQDPHVLNHGRPGKGPRLVPGMALAIEPMITMGSPRTVELADGWTVVTRDGSMAVHVEHSMALLDDGVWVLTAEDGGRARLGGLVTSRQPADSPAV, from the coding sequence CGTGCGGCCGGTCTGGTGGTCGCCCGCGCGCTGCGGCTGATGCGGGAGGCGGTCGCTCCCGGCGTGAGCACCGCCGACCTGGACGCGATCGCCGAGGCCACCATCCGCGAGGCGGGCGCGGTCCCGTCGTTCAAGGGCTACCACGGCTACCCGGCGTCCATCTGTTCCTCAGTGAACGAGCAGGTGGTGCACGCCATCCCGTCGTCGAAGCAGGTGCTCCAGGAGGGCGACCTGATCTCGATCGACTGCGGCGCGGTGCTGAACGGGTGGCACGGCGACGCCGCCATCACCGTCGGCGTCGGCGAGGCCGATCCCGCCCTGCTCAAGATGGCCGCGGTCGCGGAGGACGCGATGTGGGCCGGGATCGCCGCCGCGGCCCGCGGGGCGGCCAGCGGGAAGGGTCGGCTCACCGACATCTCGCACGCGGTGGAGCATGCGGTCCGCAAGGGGGGCCGCTACGGCATCGTCGACGGGTACGGCGGGCACGGCATCGGCACCGAGATGCACCAGGACCCGCACGTGCTCAACCACGGTCGTCCGGGCAAGGGGCCCCGGCTGGTGCCGGGTATGGCGCTGGCCATCGAGCCGATGATCACGATGGGTTCCCCGCGCACCGTCGAGCTGGCCGACGGCTGGACGGTGGTGACCCGGGACGGGTCGATGGCCGTGCACGTCGAGCACTCGATGGCCCTGCTGGACGACGGCGTGTGGGTGCTGACCGCCGAGGACGGCGGCCGGGCGCGCCTCGGCGGCCTGGTCACCTCCCGGCAGCCGGCGGACTCCCCGGCGGTCTGA